DNA from Anaerohalosphaeraceae bacterium:
GGTTTCTGGAAATTCTGGTGATGATAGTTATGGGGGTGCTGGTGGTTGATGTGCTCTGGCAGGTGTTCAGCCGGTATGTGCTTCGGGCGCCGAGCAAATGGACGGAGGAGCTGGCGATTTTTCTGCTGATTTGGGCGGCGCTGCTGGGGGCGGCGGTAGCGACCGGACGGGGGGCGCATCTGGGGATTGATTATTTTGTGCAGAAGCTGCCGCCGCGGGACCGGCTGAGGGCGGAGATTTTTGGGTTTCTGTGCATTGTGCTGTTCGCCTTTTTT
Protein-coding regions in this window:
- a CDS encoding TRAP transporter small permease subunit; translation: MAAWMKKILDWFLEILVMIVMGVLVVDVLWQVFSRYVLRAPSKWTEELAIFLLIWAALLGAAVATGRGAHLGIDYFVQKLPPRDRLRAEIFGFLCIVLFAFF